In one Pseudomonas sp. SCA2728.1_7 genomic region, the following are encoded:
- the folE gene encoding GTP cyclohydrolase I FolE, whose protein sequence is MTLEQNYTAILGQLGEDVSREGLLDTPKRAAKAMQYLCRGYEQTLEEVTNGALFSSDNSEMVLVKDIELYSLCEHHLLPFIGKAHVAYIPSGKVLGLSKVARIVDMYARRLQIQENLSRQIADAVQQVTGALGVAVVIEAKHMCMMMRGVEKQNSSMITSVMLGEFRENAATRSEFLSLIK, encoded by the coding sequence GTGACACTGGAACAGAACTACACCGCGATTCTCGGCCAATTGGGCGAGGACGTGTCCCGCGAGGGCCTGCTCGACACGCCAAAGCGTGCCGCCAAAGCCATGCAGTACCTCTGCCGCGGTTATGAACAGACGCTCGAAGAGGTCACCAACGGTGCCCTGTTCAGCTCCGATAACAGCGAAATGGTGCTGGTCAAGGACATCGAGTTGTACTCGTTGTGCGAACACCACCTGCTGCCGTTCATCGGCAAGGCGCACGTCGCGTACATCCCGAGCGGCAAAGTACTGGGCCTGTCGAAGGTCGCGCGTATCGTCGACATGTACGCCCGCCGTCTGCAGATTCAGGAAAACCTCAGCCGCCAGATCGCCGATGCAGTGCAACAAGTCACCGGCGCGCTGGGCGTGGCCGTGGTGATCGAGGCCAAGCACATGTGCATGATGATGCGCGGTGTCGAGAAGCAGAATTCGTCGATGATCACTTCGGTGATGCTCGGTGAGTTCCGTGAAAACGCCGCGACTCGCAGCGAGTTTCTCAGCCTGATCAAGTAA
- a CDS encoding glutathione S-transferase N-terminal domain-containing protein gives MFVKALRVGLGQLVIFIDFITRPGKKKRPAAAQAQVDAAAKDLTLYQFHACPFCVKTRRTLRRLNVPVALKDAKNNEQDRQTLLDQGGRIKVPCLRIEENGQTTWMYESKVIIDYLDKRFAAV, from the coding sequence GTGTTCGTCAAAGCGCTTCGTGTCGGCCTCGGCCAACTGGTTATCTTCATCGACTTCATCACCCGTCCGGGCAAGAAAAAACGCCCCGCCGCTGCCCAGGCTCAGGTCGATGCAGCCGCGAAGGATCTGACCCTGTATCAGTTCCACGCCTGCCCGTTCTGTGTGAAAACCCGTCGTACGCTGCGCCGCCTGAATGTGCCGGTGGCGCTGAAGGATGCGAAGAACAACGAGCAGGATCGGCAGACGCTGCTGGATCAGGGCGGCCGGATCAAGGTGCCTTGCCTGCGCATTGAAGAGAATGGCCAGACCACCTGGATGTATGAGTCCAAGGTGATTATTGATTATCTGGATAAGCGCTTCGCTGCGGTCTGA